A window of Paenibacillus polygoni contains these coding sequences:
- a CDS encoding NAD(P)/FAD-dependent oxidoreductase, whose translation MTTSASETTYEMTDLLIIGGGPAGMFAAFYGGMRQASVKIVESMPQLGGQLAALYPEKFIYDVAGFPKITAGELVNNLLTQMDRFDTDIRLEEKVISVEKKEERHFVVTTDKDVHHAKSIIITAGVGAFEPRRLDLEGAARFEKANLHYFVSDLSRFAGKKVLISGGGDSAVDWALMLEPIAEQVTLIHRRDKFRAHEHSVENLMASKVNVITPTEIAELHGEDRITKVTLSHVKTKETQEIEVDDVIVNFGFISSLGPIAEWGIDIQGNSIVVDTRMETSIPGIFAAGDITTYEGKLKLIAVGFGEAPTAVNNAKVYVDPSAKLSPGHSSNMKM comes from the coding sequence ATGACGACCTCTGCATCTGAAACTACTTACGAGATGACCGATTTACTCATTATCGGCGGTGGTCCTGCCGGAATGTTTGCTGCTTTTTATGGCGGTATGCGTCAGGCATCTGTGAAAATCGTGGAGAGTATGCCTCAATTGGGCGGCCAGCTCGCTGCATTATACCCGGAGAAATTCATTTATGATGTTGCCGGCTTCCCTAAAATTACAGCAGGAGAACTGGTGAATAATCTCCTCACACAAATGGATCGTTTTGATACAGACATTAGACTTGAAGAAAAAGTCATTTCTGTCGAGAAGAAAGAAGAACGGCATTTTGTTGTTACAACCGACAAAGATGTTCATCATGCGAAATCCATCATTATTACAGCAGGTGTAGGCGCTTTCGAACCACGCAGACTGGATCTTGAAGGAGCAGCACGTTTTGAAAAAGCAAATCTTCATTATTTTGTCAGTGACCTGAGCCGTTTTGCAGGTAAAAAAGTACTGATCAGCGGCGGCGGCGACTCTGCTGTTGACTGGGCGCTTATGCTTGAGCCCATTGCTGAACAAGTTACACTAATCCACCGCCGGGACAAATTCCGCGCACATGAACATAGTGTTGAGAATCTGATGGCTTCCAAAGTAAATGTGATCACTCCTACCGAAATCGCTGAGCTGCACGGAGAAGATCGCATTACAAAAGTTACTCTTTCTCATGTAAAAACCAAAGAAACACAAGAAATTGAAGTCGATGATGTCATTGTAAACTTTGGTTTCATCTCTTCTCTTGGACCTATTGCTGAATGGGGAATTGATATTCAAGGTAACTCTATCGTTGTTGACACTCGAATGGAGACAAGCATACCTGGCATCTTTGCAGCAGGGGATATCACCACATACGAAGGCAAGCTAAAACTGATTGCTGTCGGCTTCGGTGAAGCACCTACAGCGGTCAATAACGCCAAAGTATATGTAGACCCGAGTGCCAAACTATCTCCTGGGCACAGCAGTAATATGAAAATGTAA
- the sda gene encoding sporulation histidine kinase inhibitor Sda has product MAMLSDEMLLDSYHMAIELQLERDFIELLLGEILRRELNTDVPAIFH; this is encoded by the coding sequence ATGGCTATGCTTTCAGATGAGATGTTGCTCGATTCTTATCACATGGCAATCGAGCTTCAACTTGAACGCGATTTCATCGAGTTATTATTAGGTGAGATCCTTAGGCGTGAACTGAACACCGACGTCCCTGCCATTTTTCATTAG
- a CDS encoding YheC/YheD family protein, giving the protein MNRTIGSKWIKTEVLQTNPYIANHIPETAIFTEQHLKDMLQKYGMVFVKPVHGGGGNGVMRVGREGEKYFFTKMSHTYSFSNYKSMYRSLLRNKIKRTYLIQQGITLARIMGRPIDYRVKFLKKETGWKITAMLGRHARKGLVITNVCKGGTLLKCREALRRSLPHIDARAKQQEMRKLTRTCTALLEERFPGIGELGFDYGLDHSGKIWILEVNTRPQ; this is encoded by the coding sequence ATGAATCGAACTATTGGAAGTAAGTGGATCAAAACAGAAGTTCTTCAGACAAATCCTTATATCGCAAATCATATCCCAGAAACCGCAATATTTACCGAGCAACATTTGAAAGATATGTTACAGAAATATGGAATGGTATTTGTTAAGCCTGTGCATGGCGGGGGTGGAAACGGCGTTATGCGTGTGGGAAGAGAGGGAGAGAAATATTTCTTTACGAAAATGTCTCATACGTATAGCTTCTCTAACTATAAATCGATGTATCGTTCCCTTTTGAGAAATAAAATAAAAAGAACCTATCTTATTCAGCAAGGAATTACACTGGCTCGTATTATGGGACGTCCTATTGATTACCGAGTAAAATTTTTGAAGAAAGAGACAGGGTGGAAGATTACAGCCATGCTGGGAAGGCATGCTCGAAAAGGGCTCGTCATTACCAACGTATGTAAAGGAGGAACGCTCCTGAAATGCCGGGAAGCTTTACGTCGTTCTCTACCTCATATTGACGCGAGAGCTAAGCAGCAAGAGATGCGCAAACTTACACGGACCTGCACCGCACTTCTGGAAGAAAGGTTCCCAGGCATTGGTGAACTTGGTTTTGATTATGGGCTTGATCACTCCGGTAAAATATGGATTTTAGAAGTGAATACGAGACCGCAATAA
- a CDS encoding Ppx/GppA family phosphatase, producing MSERMGIIDIGSNSIRLVIYEVLNMGAYRVLYEKKYAARLSQKVDRDGTISYEAISSILPVLRSYQDICASYQVSHVRAAATAAIRNAQNSSDITRWIKEETGLEIQLISGEEEGRLGFLGVIESISLSDGFIIDIGGGSTEITLFLNGQYKESLSIPYGAVNAHARYGTSTHWSREMVDDFVSSIHSFLKEHVWTQQHPGLTLVGLGGTVRSLAKMVQKKQEYSLPVMHNYRMEPEDIRVFYNTLPYIPSDQRKKTPGLSKDRADLIIPGVILLQTIFNWLESTHYLVSGAGLRDGLFYELMQKDYPDYMKQEVLTKSIWNLLHFHSTVPAGQLNQVHSGMQQLYQVLEGEASVSDSRIMYASSMLYRIGEQLQHHKASQHSLYWIKNHGVWGLSHRETIITAIIADYHPKGRTPAEIDFHQDILYSEDYKRIIRLGSLLRLASALYGNGGTAVESMKIEKKDDFLQLHLTCRRMPSMEQKELEDIKKEVEKAWKIDLSWTISISSKS from the coding sequence ATGTCGGAGCGTATGGGAATCATTGATATCGGATCAAACTCCATCAGACTTGTCATCTATGAAGTGCTGAATATGGGAGCCTACCGGGTTTTATATGAGAAAAAGTATGCAGCAAGACTGAGTCAAAAGGTAGATAGGGATGGGACGATCAGCTATGAAGCAATCAGCTCTATTCTGCCGGTACTTCGCAGTTATCAGGATATATGTGCAAGCTACCAAGTATCTCACGTCAGGGCAGCCGCTACGGCGGCGATACGTAATGCACAGAATAGCAGTGACATAACGAGATGGATTAAGGAAGAAACGGGTCTTGAAATCCAGCTGATCTCTGGAGAAGAGGAAGGGCGTCTTGGATTCTTGGGTGTCATTGAGTCCATTTCCTTATCTGACGGATTTATTATTGACATCGGCGGAGGAAGTACGGAGATCACTCTTTTTCTAAACGGTCAATATAAGGAAAGCCTTTCTATTCCTTACGGTGCTGTTAATGCGCATGCCCGCTATGGCACTTCTACTCACTGGAGTCGTGAGATGGTAGATGATTTCGTGAGTTCCATACATAGCTTTTTAAAAGAACATGTTTGGACACAGCAGCATCCAGGACTTACACTGGTTGGTCTTGGTGGAACGGTACGTTCTCTAGCTAAAATGGTACAGAAAAAACAAGAATATTCTCTTCCTGTCATGCACAATTACCGAATGGAACCGGAAGATATTCGCGTATTTTATAATACCCTTCCTTATATTCCTTCAGATCAACGAAAAAAAACACCCGGCTTATCAAAAGACCGGGCAGATTTGATCATACCTGGTGTCATTTTGCTTCAAACGATCTTCAACTGGCTGGAATCAACCCATTACCTTGTCAGTGGAGCAGGGCTTCGGGACGGGCTATTCTATGAACTCATGCAAAAAGACTATCCTGACTATATGAAACAGGAAGTCTTAACAAAAAGCATTTGGAATCTGCTTCATTTTCATTCCACAGTTCCGGCAGGGCAGTTGAACCAAGTTCATTCCGGTATGCAGCAGCTGTATCAGGTGCTAGAAGGAGAAGCTTCGGTATCCGACAGCCGAATCATGTATGCCTCCTCCATGCTGTACCGTATTGGGGAACAACTTCAGCATCATAAAGCAAGCCAGCATTCGCTCTACTGGATTAAGAATCATGGCGTATGGGGCCTTAGCCACCGTGAAACGATCATCACTGCCATCATAGCTGACTATCATCCAAAGGGCCGAACGCCTGCTGAAATCGATTTTCATCAAGACATCTTATATTCAGAAGACTATAAACGAATCATTCGCCTCGGCTCACTGCTCAGACTTGCTTCTGCCTTGTACGGAAACGGAGGAACTGCTGTAGAATCGATGAAAATAGAAAAAAAAGACGACTTCCTGCAGCTACATTTAACTTGCCGCAGAATGCCGTCTATGGAACAAAAGGAACTGGAAGATATCAAGAAAGAAGTAGAAAAAGCTTGGAAAATAGACCTTAGTTGGACGATCTCGATTTCTTCCAAGTCTTAA
- the ppk1 gene encoding polyphosphate kinase 1 produces MKKENVILENRTEREIYSYLNRDLSWLEFNRRVLQEAQNVDTPLLERVRFLSIVTSNLDEFMSVRVAETREKIKAELMKKDFTGYTPTGLYKRLMKRISKMIQEQYRSYRDLMRQLSKKGIVFMEYTDLNATQQKAMEQYYHDIVFPVLTPMAVDQSRPFPLVHHKFVYLAVVLRKEGDANEFYFAIVQVPSNIPRVIQVPLRSNSKKKSFILTEELIKHHIHTLFSGYIPESVHGFRLTRNSDLYINEEEVEDLLEEIEKELRRRRRGAPVCLEVEEGIHPNALAYLKHEFGIKDDQMFEIQGPLDLGFLGSFVDQLEGYNHLKYPNLKPVYPEIFHTDESFFKILRRQDVLLYHPYESFDAVTDFLEEAAEDPDVMAIKMTLYRVNGDSRLIPALAHAAEMGKQVTVVVELKARFDEERNIAWARELEKAGCHVVYGLLGLKTHAKIILIVRREQDTLRRYVHVGTGNYNANTARVYTDIGLLTSDPQIGEDASQVFNEITGYSEAQGLGEIHLAPEGLKNKLFEMIRREAANAQSGKPARIIAKVNSLSNQEMIDELYAASQAGVQIQLIVRGVCCLRPGLEGISENIRVISIVDRFLEHSRIFYFENEGDFEVYLSSADWMTRNLDRRIELMCPVNDRKLKEILVNTLELSLKDNVKARLLLSNGTYVPVNNKEPLLRSQFEAIQIKTWKKSRSSN; encoded by the coding sequence ATGAAAAAAGAGAATGTGATTCTAGAAAACAGGACGGAACGTGAAATATATTCCTATTTGAATCGCGATTTAAGCTGGCTTGAGTTCAACCGAAGAGTGCTTCAAGAAGCGCAAAATGTGGACACACCTCTATTAGAACGTGTTCGTTTTTTATCCATTGTTACCTCGAATCTCGATGAATTTATGAGTGTGCGGGTTGCTGAAACAAGAGAGAAGATAAAGGCAGAGCTGATGAAAAAAGATTTTACGGGTTACACACCAACGGGTCTATACAAACGATTAATGAAGCGGATCTCTAAGATGATTCAGGAACAGTATCGCTCCTATCGGGATCTTATGAGACAGCTCTCCAAAAAAGGCATCGTATTTATGGAGTATACAGATCTGAATGCAACCCAGCAGAAGGCAATGGAGCAATATTATCATGATATTGTTTTTCCTGTGCTTACACCTATGGCTGTAGATCAAAGCAGACCTTTTCCTCTTGTGCATCATAAGTTTGTTTATCTCGCTGTCGTCTTGCGGAAAGAAGGAGACGCGAATGAATTTTATTTTGCTATTGTTCAAGTCCCTTCCAATATTCCAAGAGTCATTCAGGTTCCACTCCGTTCAAACAGTAAGAAAAAATCATTTATCCTTACCGAAGAGCTGATAAAGCATCATATTCATACGCTGTTCAGCGGGTACATACCAGAGTCGGTTCATGGTTTTCGGCTAACCCGAAATTCCGATCTTTATATTAATGAAGAAGAAGTAGAAGATTTACTGGAAGAAATAGAAAAAGAGCTGAGACGCCGCAGACGGGGGGCCCCGGTATGCCTTGAAGTGGAGGAGGGCATTCACCCGAATGCACTTGCTTACTTAAAGCATGAATTCGGTATTAAAGACGACCAGATGTTTGAGATTCAAGGTCCGCTCGATCTTGGATTTCTAGGCAGTTTTGTTGACCAGCTTGAAGGATATAATCATTTAAAATATCCGAATCTTAAGCCGGTCTATCCCGAGATTTTCCACACGGACGAAAGCTTCTTTAAAATTTTACGCAGACAAGATGTTCTTTTATACCATCCCTATGAGTCTTTTGATGCAGTGACTGATTTTCTGGAAGAAGCAGCAGAAGATCCAGATGTGATGGCGATCAAAATGACCTTATATCGGGTCAATGGAGACTCGCGGTTAATTCCTGCGTTGGCACATGCTGCAGAGATGGGAAAACAGGTCACCGTTGTCGTAGAACTCAAAGCAAGATTTGATGAAGAACGAAATATAGCTTGGGCAAGAGAGCTAGAAAAAGCCGGATGCCACGTCGTTTATGGCTTATTAGGTCTCAAAACGCATGCAAAAATCATTCTAATTGTACGCAGAGAACAAGATACACTTCGCAGGTATGTTCATGTTGGAACGGGTAACTATAATGCGAACACGGCACGGGTATATACGGATATTGGATTATTGACCTCAGATCCTCAGATCGGTGAAGATGCTTCACAGGTATTTAATGAGATAACGGGCTATTCAGAAGCGCAGGGGCTGGGTGAGATTCACCTCGCACCAGAGGGACTGAAAAATAAATTGTTTGAAATGATCCGGCGTGAAGCAGCAAATGCCCAAAGCGGCAAACCGGCAAGAATCATTGCCAAGGTGAACTCTCTTTCGAATCAGGAAATGATTGATGAACTATATGCAGCTTCACAAGCAGGAGTACAAATCCAGCTCATTGTAAGAGGAGTCTGCTGTCTGCGTCCGGGTCTGGAAGGGATCAGCGAGAATATACGAGTTATTAGTATTGTAGATCGTTTCTTAGAGCATTCACGCATATTCTACTTTGAGAATGAAGGAGACTTCGAAGTTTATTTATCGAGTGCAGATTGGATGACAAGAAATCTGGATCGCCGGATTGAACTCATGTGTCCTGTGAATGACCGCAAATTAAAAGAAATACTAGTGAATACACTGGAACTTTCCCTTAAAGACAACGTAAAGGCCCGCCTGTTATTATCCAACGGAACCTATGTCCCGGTGAATAACAAGGAGCCTTTACTTCGGAGTCAATTTGAGGCGATTCAGATTAAGACTTGGAAGAAATCGAGATCGTCCAACTAA
- a CDS encoding VOC family protein, giving the protein MERIHHVSLAVRDLTKAHQFYSEKLQLKQITRPPFDSTGVWYAIGEEQQLHLLQHPAGETLRKSGIDTTDGHFAVWVKSYEKTKHWLESVGIPYEARPNSVAGFAQIFILDPDQNIIEFAAPYSS; this is encoded by the coding sequence ATGGAACGAATCCATCATGTGAGTTTGGCTGTTCGAGACTTAACAAAGGCTCATCAGTTCTATTCCGAAAAATTACAATTGAAACAGATCACGCGCCCTCCTTTTGATTCAACAGGAGTTTGGTACGCGATCGGAGAAGAGCAGCAGCTGCATCTATTGCAGCACCCAGCAGGAGAGACACTTCGGAAGAGCGGAATTGACACAACGGACGGACACTTCGCTGTGTGGGTGAAAAGTTATGAAAAAACAAAGCATTGGCTTGAATCCGTAGGAATCCCCTACGAAGCAAGACCTAACAGTGTAGCTGGTTTTGCCCAAATTTTCATTCTCGATCCCGATCAGAACATTATTGAATTTGCTGCACCCTATTCATCCTAA